The following proteins come from a genomic window of Anguilla rostrata isolate EN2019 chromosome 17, ASM1855537v3, whole genome shotgun sequence:
- the mrps7 gene encoding small ribosomal subunit protein uS7m yields MAASIVNFLKPWTPSVLVARWTRYNPYYLEPEPRKEVYSIPETELSEEEIKERELKAVRPIKAAPPGLTSSVFSDPIISKFVNMIMQDGRKVLARSIITQTLEGIKRIQVEKYHKAPDAQKPEIECNPHAIFHQALENCKPVVGLMTVQRGGKNYQVPTPLTDNRRRFLAMKWLVTECRDGKHRRTLMHEKLSQELLDAFANKGKVVKKKHDLHKMAEANRAFAHYRWW; encoded by the exons ATGGCTGCGTCCATCGTAAATTTTTTGAAACCTTGGACACCCAG CGTTTTGGTGGCGAGATGGACGAGGTACAACCCTTACTACCTGGAGCCAGAACCTCGAAAGGAAGTGTACAGCATACCTGAAACGGAACTGTCCGAGGAGGAAATAAAGGAGCGCGAGCTGAAAGCGGTCAGGCCGATAAAAGCCGCTCCGCCCGGGCTTACCAGCTCCGTTTTCAGCGACCCGATAATAAG taAATTTGTCAATATGATCATGCAAGATGGCAGAAAGGTTCTGGCCAGGAGTATCATAACACAG ACTCTGGAGGGCATAAAGAGGATCCAGGTGGAGAAGTACCACAAAGCCCCCGACGCCCAGAAGCCTGAGATCGAGTGCAATCCTCACGCCATTTTCCACCAGGCCCTGGAGAACTGCAAGCCGGTGGTGGGCCTGATGACCGTGCAGAGAGGCGGAAAGAACTACCAG GTGCCCACCCCTCTCACGGACAACCGGCGGCGTTTCCTGGCGATGAAGTGGCTGGTCACGGAGTGCCGGGACGGCAAGCACCGGCGCACGCTCATGCACGAGAAGCTGAGCCAGGAGCTGCTGGACGCCTTCGCCAACAAGGGCAAGGTGGTGAAGAAGAAGCACGACCTGCACAAGATGGCGGAGGCCAACCGAGCGTTCGCACACTACCGCTggtggtaa
- the mif4gdb gene encoding MIF4G domain-containing protein B, whose translation MENSKEDYKIQSFDPETQNLLKTALKDPSSVDLEKVSSVIVDQSLKDQVFSKEAGRICYTIVQAEAKVNNGSIFRRNLLNRLQQEFQAREETRGRSLQEWVCFVTFICNIFDYLKVNNMPMMALVHPVYDCLFRLAQADSLKNEEEVDCLVLQLHRIGDQLERMSAQRMDDLFFQLRDGFLLEEGLGSMARLLLLEILEFRAGGWQLSDTAQKYYYSEVAD comes from the exons ATGGAGAACTCTAAAGAGGACTACAAGATCCAGTCCTTCGACCCGGAGACCCAGAACCTGCTGAAGACGGCGCTGAAAG ATCCCAGCTCGGTGGACCTGGAGAAGGTCTCCAGCGTGATTGTGGACCAGTCTCTGAAGGACCAGGTGTTCAGCAAAGAAGCTGGACGCATCTGCTACACCATAGTCCAG GCGGAGGCCAAGGTGAACAATGGCAGCATTTTCCGCCGGAACCTCCTGAACCGCCTGCAGCAGGAGTTCCAGGCCCGGGAGGAGACGCGGGGCCGCTCCCTGCAGGAGTGGGTGTGCTTCGTCACCTTCATCTGCAACATCTTCGACTACCTCAAG GTGAACAACATGCCCATGATGGCTCTGGTGCACCCGGTGTACGACTGCCTGTTCCGTCTGGCCCAGGCCGACTCGCTGAAGAACGAGGAGGAG GTGGACTGCCTGGTGCTGCAGCTGCACCGCATCGGGGACCAGCTGGAGCGGATGAGCGCGCAGCGCATGGACGACCTCTTCTTCCAGCTGCGCGACGGcttcctgctggaggagggCCTGGGCTCCATGgcccggctgctgctgctggagatcCTGGAGTTCCGCGCGGGGGGCTGGCAGCTCAGCGACACGGCGCAGAAGTACTACTACAGCGAGGTGGCCGACTGA
- the slc25a19 gene encoding mitochondrial thiamine pyrophosphate carrier — protein MVGYDPRAERKALSPEEAALAGSASGFVTRAMISPLDVIKIRFQVQIERVSSRCPQGKYSGLWQASRCILGEEGVTAFWKGHVPAQLLSVCYGAVQFASFQFLTEFVHKSTPYSSQRADVHFVCGGLAACSATAVCQPLDTLRTRFAAQGEPKVYHTLRHAVSTMYRTEGVPGFYRGLTPTIIAVFPYAGLQFFFYNVFKNLPWLQPKEPGARGNLQNLLCGSCAGVLSKTMTYPFDLFKKRLQVGGFEKARECFGQVRSYRGFVDCAVQIAKEEGARGFFKGLSPSLVKAAMSTGFTFFWYELFCSALCRLKEN, from the exons ATGGTTGGCTATGACCCACGTGCAGAAAGAAAAGCGCTCAGCCCCGAGGAGGCGGCATTGGCCGGGTCCGCGTCGGGCTTTGTTACGCGTGCCATGATCAGTCCCCTGGACGTCATCAAGATCCGATTCCAG GTGCAGATAGAGCGGGTGTCGTCCCGCTGCCCCCAGGGCAAGTACTCGGGGCTGTGGCAGGCGTCCCGCTGCAtcctgggggaggagggcgtCACCGCGTTCTGGAAGGGGCACGTCCCCGCCCAGCTGCTGTCCGTCTGCTACGGGGCCGTCCAG TTTGCCAGTTTCCAGTTTCTGACGGAGTTTGTGCACAAGAGCACCCCCTACAGCAGCCAGAGGGCCGACGTGCACTTCGTGTGCGGGGGGCTGGCCGCCTGCTCCGCCACCGCCGTCTGCCAACCCCTGGACACGCTAAGAACACGCTTCGCTGCACAGGGGGAACCCAAA GTCTACCACACGTTGAGGCATGCGGTCTCCACCATGTACCGCACAGAGGGCGTCCCGGGCTTCTACAGGGGCCTGACCCCCACCATAATCGCTGTTTTCCCCTACGCGGGCCTGCAGTTCTTCTTCTACAACGTCTTCAAGAACCTCCCATGGCTGCAGCCCAAAGAGCCTGGCGctagag GAAACCTCCAGAACCTGCTCTGTGGCAGCTGTGCAGGCGTCCTCAGTAAGACGATGACCTACCCCTTCGACCTGTTCAAGAAGAGACTGCAGGTGGGGGGGTTTGAGAAGGCCCGGGAGTGCTTCGGACAG GTGCGGTCCTATCGGGGCTTTGTGGACTGCGCGGTGCAGATCGCTAAAGAGGAGGGCGCTCGCGGGTTCTTTAAGGGCCTGTCCCCCAGCCTGGTGAAGGCGGCCATGTCCACAGGCTTCACCTTCTTCTGGTACGAGCTCTTCTGCAGCGCCCTCTGCAGGCTGAAGGAGAACTAG